Within Spinacia oleracea cultivar Varoflay chromosome 4, BTI_SOV_V1, whole genome shotgun sequence, the genomic segment CGTCAACCAAAAAAAGAATAGAGGAAGTATTAGTTGCTAAACAAGGTTATatctttataaaataaatacacAGTTGAAGTATTCCTTTCTAATTTCCTACTCAAAGTTCTTGTCATTGTCATTTCCGTATCCTTATAGTAAGTTTCATTAATAAGCTGATTAAGTTTGCATTTATTAGCTGATTTAAAGCATAAATGATGGGAAGGTAACAAACCTCAGCAGCCGCTACAGCAGCAGCAGGAGCAGCATCTGCAGCTGCAAGAGCAACTTGTTCTTCTTCAGACAACGGAACGTTCCCATCTTCCTCTAACTTGTTACCTGGTCCGCCGTTTGAAACTTGTGATGCTGATGATCGAGCATCTATTTTTGAGCCAAATCCAGTTTCCAGTTTCACTTGCTTTACAGCTAGCTTCTTTGAGCTCGGATTGACCTTATTTCCAGCTGCAGAATGCTGCACATGTATATGCTGAATTTTTCATGTGTCTCAATAACTTCAAGCCACCATTAGTAGTCTTCTCCTTACGGAAAACCTCAATCCACATGTTAACCAACTGGCTTGCGATGCTGCGTATGCCACGGCTAGTATGAACACAGACTTTCTCTTTGACAGTTTTTCCAATACCTACATTTAAAACCATAGTATTTACATATGAGAAATCTACTGAAATTTGCCATACTTCTTATGCAGGAAAACACACAAATCATCTTAATATCACTGTTCAAGCACAAAAACCTTATTTCTGCAAGGAACAGACAAGAGTTTAATTGAAGAAAAATGAACAGTTGAAAGAGGATTGCAAACCAAATATAAGCACAAACCTAAGTCGAAAATGGTCGTAGAGGAGCATATCGAAAACTGCTGGTGAACAGTGTACTGCACAGTCTGGGCATCCCAGAATTCTAGAGCAAGCTGCTGGTGAACAACTCGTAGAAATGTCACCTTTGTGCACCTGGAGAAGCCAAGTTATATTCAGACTCTTCAGAGAATACAAAGGGAAGTACTGAACTACTGATCGATGCTATAAATCATAAACTGGGTGAATTCTTTTTACTAGCCTGGATTACTATTAGGAACATCCACATATTCATCTTACTATAATTAGATAGTTAGTCAATACAAAAGATTGTCATAGTTTTTTCAAACACAATTTCGACATATTTATGCACCATCTAAGAACAATAGCAGAAGAGCATATCAACACCAAGAACAATACAGATCAGACGGAAGAAACAACAGACTTCAGGGAAAGAAAGTAAAATAGCTACTTAAAGACATTCAATAATTCTTTTTTAAAGAAAAGTTGCATTATGAGACACTTACAGTGGGGGTGACATTTCTTAAATTGTCTTCTCCTCAACATCAAGAATTACTTTAACCTAACTTTTTCTCAACTATAAATAATTCTCAAATGTTTCATGTAATTCTTTCTAGCCAACCCAGAAACTGATCTTCCATTGCATGATGAACAATAGTGGTAGattttggataacctcaaaaggtTGGTTAAAGAATAATTTCGGTCACAGAATCCATTTAGCAGTAGCGGAGCTAAATTCTTTACAAGCATGTTCCTGTATCACAGCAGAAGCTACAGAAATCTAGCCTAAGGGTGTTGTTTTGATGTGGCTCCTATGATTGGTGAGAATTCTGAATACTGCAACCTTTTTTGCAGAAAATGGAAGCAGCTTCAATGAAACTGACAATTTCTAGGTTGCCTATAATGGTTTTCTATTTCTCAAAATGATACAGTTCAGTGTAAGCATGAGTGCATGACTGAAGAATAATGGTTTTCTATTTCTGAGCAATAAGTGAACATGTTTGGTACATCTAAGCAATCTGATCTGAAGAAAACTAAGATTCaccaaacaagaaaaagaaagagaactaCTTACTACCTTGGAGGTTATCCATTTTCCGTGAAAAGAAGCAGTTTCAATCAGTAACTGTTTTAATTAAGATCAAGACAACCAGACCTTGTTCTTCTAGTATACAAAAGTTAGAGAAGTATGGCTCATGGTCATGGCAGATAGTAGTTTCATCTTATACAGGTAATCTCCTACCAAATGAAGAAATCATGCATACCAGAAAAGCAGGAAATCATTTACCAAATGAAGAAATCATGCATACCAGAAAAGCTGAAATTTCCAACCAACTAGCTAAAAAttttaaatagaaaataaaataaataaaataaaaggttgGCACTCTTGCGAGAGTTAGATGATTTTCTTTATATTGTTTCCAGATCTCAACAGACTAGCTAGAGCCTGGAAGTACAAACTACTACATCACTATGCAAGTCATCAGGATCCAAATAAGAAACTAACTAACTGGACAAGGGTGATTACTCTTAGCAGCACATATGCAACGGCAGCACAACCACGTACAGATTTACAATTACATGCCACAAGAGTCGTTAAGGGAGAAACAATAATCACCACAGAGATATAACCCTTAGAAATCCAAATCCAGCCTAGGTAATGATACATCATTGATCAATTTCACCCTTGTGGACTCTGGGAATCAACTAAAAAATTTCCAATTCAAATTCGACAGATTAGCAGCAATAGAATGCAGTCAGTACAGGCAACAGTGAACAtataaatcatatttcatcACTTCTCCAGAATCGCTGGAATCCATCattcaaattataaaaaataaataagaaacaaTTATATGTCTCTAAGCAATATGATAGAATACAGAAAATTAGGTTCAACAACTTCAAAATCTAATAatcacaacaacaaaaaacccCAAAACGATTCATTTTGATACACCACACCCTTCAATCGATAAGAACCCTATAATAATACACaaacaaagaaagaaaaattgaaatcaCATGGACATTAATTGCAATATTACCTCGGCATTACTGGATGTCCTCCTGAACTTCTTAGTGCATCTCCCATTCCCGCTGAACTTCTTCGAAAAAATTTAAGAAAGCTAATGATTGATGTACGGGGTGTCCTCCTGAAAATCCAATTCCAAAACAATCAACAAAAAGCCTAAATCAGAAATTTCAACACATTTGATCCTAATAGTTCCAATTTATCGGGGAGTAGAGACCTAATTCACGTAATTTCTCATAAATCTATtccaaaaataacaaaaataaaacctaaatctttcaaattaaacaaaaaactaATTCATCATTACAGTAACAAGCTTATCGGaaacaagtaattaaatttaaattacaaaCCTATAAGATACAATGAGGAGCGACGCGGCGGTGTGGAACAGCAGGGACGCAACAGTGGGGGAACAACAACGGTGAGCGGTGGGGGAACATCTGCGGCGATGCGGCGGTGGGGGAACAACAGTGCGGTGTGTGCAGGAAGTTTGAATTTCGTGCCCAGAGAAGAAACAGAGAGGGGAAGGAGAGAAACCGGAGAGGGGAAGAGAGAGAACAGGGAAAATGAAGTTAGGTTGAACTAGaggagaggaaggagagagaaggggaAAAAAATTGGAAATATTTTGTGCGGGGTAGTTCGTAAAATAGCCCGCACTtgaactcaagtgctgccaattttctaaaatgagcCAACACTTGtgaaatatattttttcttttttgtttgtgctctctaagtgctgccaatttatcaaatgagccgcacttgaagggaagcacatgacgatttttcctctagtgtcgatctgatcttagagctttgattttcttgccaagttgattctctacttcattacGACATTCTCGAAATTTTCAAATGAtccagacttgtgtttcattaagtagatatagccatatctactgaaatcgtatGTAAACGTTATGAAGTAATTGAAATCACCTCTTGATTTCgaactcataggcccacatacgtccatACGTATTAGTCCTAGTAGTTCTCTTGGTCTTtatcccacctttgagaaaggtctctttgtcattttgccaagtaaacatgatttgtattgatcaatcttctctaagtcgaatgattctagaattcccttcttttgaagtctttccatgcgctttatatttatatggcctaatcgacaatgccacagatatgtaaGATCTGAATCACCATTTTTagcttttttggtatttatgttaaatatttgtttgttcGTATCAAGCACATATAGACCGTTTTCTTATTGTGATGAACCATAAAATATTCCATTCAAATAAAAAGAGCAACTAttatctttaaattgaaaactaaaacttttagaatccaaacttgaaacgaaaATAATGTTTCTAGTGATATGTCAGGCTAAAGtagtatcacctaatcaaagataaacctaaaatcaCTAACTAAATAgtaagggaagtcaggatctaATCCACAAGGAAACAACGTACGTtctttctgaaggaaataatgcccttggtccaagtatgcattcaatgttaagtctaataaatgcggttcagtattaattaacaagttaataattcagtgagatcaagtgagctgaatgcctagctagaggccgcttcagttcaagtggaattaatgatattaatccacagcttactcttgactgaacccgtagggtcacacaaataatacgtaaacggatcaagtatttaatggcattaaatactctatctatggatattcggaatcgacggatcttggtttcagtgggagctgagatcgtcacaggcaagaaatgaatactccggaaacgatgatattgccggaaacggaaatatggatcgtatcggaaatataaatattatccaagtcgtagatgttgccggaaacggaaacatggtacgtatcggaaaatattattggaaatggaaatattgccggaatcggaaatattaccggaaacggaaatattgtctgaatcggaaatattatcggaatcggaaaataattccggaaacggaaatattaaatatttgttcgaaacggaaattaattccggaatcggaaatgttaaatattgttcgtatcggaaatgaattccggaatcggaaaattaatcggaagcgcgtcgtacgaattagcatcggacgagcttgctagacgaaggccaacacgaagccaggcccacgtccagcaagggaaacgcgcgccacaacacgccagcccaagactgcgccaggcccaccgcaaggcaggcccagcgcgcgcccaaggctgcggcagtcgtgggctgcgttgctcgggctgtgcgcgcgcgcgcatggggcccctcgtgggctgctgtgcgtgcgtgtgtgtttgtgttcacatacaaaacctaaaacgtacaggattcgtttaatgattaaattcctgatcctatttgataaattaattaaataagagtttcattaggattctaatttaattaattcgtatcctaataggattccaattctctttccatacccctataaatatgtggcctgggttcacaatttataacgagttttcaagtattcaaagtgagtttttgagaaaaaaattcagtcacataccttgcctaaaagtgccgaaatttttagtaccttaagggcgattctagttggtcaatcttaaggcggatccggacgtgctgtggactatctacggagggacgacacttggagtcctaaagacttgttcttgttcggttcgggcgcagctagggaaggcacgcaacaaagagtatgcatctaaactatgctatatgattatgtgtaaataatatgtattcctggctaaatggtttttccgcatgatttatgaattgtcatatgtatcataacctaacactttctACTACTAAAATAAAGGTCTAGACTATTAGTAACAAGTAAAGTGATTGATTTGGATAATTAATACTACGACGATAAGTTAAACATTgagaaaatcaataataaaaggcctagggtataggttcaccaatgaacaataaTCCGGGATGAGAAACAATAATTAACAATCAATGAGAAATTAATCAGACTAGCATGCTTTCTCGAATCAATACTAATCATATAATCGGAATTAACATGCTCTTGTAATTTATTAAAACCAATCCTACCTATTGAAACTAGCCTAAAAATCAAGTTGCATCTCTCGATTATTAACTCAATATTGCGCGACTAATACAATTACACCTGCACATATCTAATTGCACAGAAAtataaccaatcaataggaaattaatgaacaacaccaacaatcaacaataataattcatcccttcatattaattcatggattccaaaaaccctagatttaaactactcacacatactTAAATTAAATAAAGCAATCATatttaatgaaaacataattaaactagaataaGAAAATGAGGAATGAATCAATACCTAATTGATGAGCGAAGGAATGAATAAAAGTTTGAAACTTGGATTGAATGATTAAAAGGTATTTTGCAAAAGTTTAGAGAGAATAAAACTAAGTAGTAAGCTAAGTTGGTAGGAAAATAAGATATCTTACAAATTATTAAGCTTGGTTATTTATAGTATCcccaaaattaaaacaaaaaaccgGATCATTCAAGCTAAAACACGCGTccaggttgtcgtcgcccgatcggaCAAAGGGCCTCCATATCATGCGAGCAGCTCGCCAAATATCAGTAGTAGCAGGCACGCAAGCGCCCGATGGGCACCGCGCGACGGGCCACCGATCAAGCGCGTGAGGAAAGCTTAATTCTCGCACGACGGGCAGCTAATGGCCTTGAAGAACTGGACAAGCCCAGTGCGCGGTGGGCACCGAGggaatgtgttaggttatgaacaatctaatgtcATGCGGGAAAACCATAAAtgtcagaatccaaattaaatgcacaAAATCATTTAGCCTAATTTAGTGAACACtctttgtgatgcgtgccttccctagctgctcccgtaCCGAACAAGAACGAGTTAGAACGCCAAACGTCGTTCCTCCATAAAAAGTCCGCAGCACGTTCGGATTCGCCTTAGATcataccaactaggatataatatatgatttatgaattttgggTCTCTCTTTAATGTGATGAGCAAAGAGAATTgaattgtgtttcaattgatgtGTCTTGTACATGTCCATAGGCCATGTATatataggaaataggaaaaacccTACGTGCCAAAACCCTAGCACGATTAGGAAAGTATAAGAAAATATACCAAAAatccaaaaccctaaaactcCTAGGGTTGGCCGGCTTCTTTGTTTGCACAGCAAGCAAGCTGACCAACTTGCCTTTTGCACGAAGCCATGCGCGCTGGCCCAAGGCAGCAGGCACAGCAGCACTGGCCCGCGTCCTAGGCGCAGCAGCGCTGTGCCACGGCCGATGAGCGATAGACCGTTGCTTCGTGCACTAGTCTGTCGCTCgtttcgtgcttccgattcgtttttccgattccgaaatttcattccgattcgaacaatatttacgtttccgataatatttccgattctgataatattccCGATTTCGacattatttccgattccgctaatatttccgtttctggtgatatttccgattccggcaatatttctatttccgatacgaaccatatttccgtttccggtaatatcttcgacttcgataatatttatatttccgttatgaaccatatttccgttttcggtaatatCTTCGTTTCCaacaaatattctttctttgctttttgaaagtttgtttagctcccattgaaaccaacatccgtcatttccgaatatccataattagagtatctattgaatataatattcaactaaatacttgatccgttaacatactatttgtttgacccaacgggttcagtcaagagtaagttgtggcattaaattatattaattccacttgaactgaagcgacctctagctaggcattcagatcacttgatctcactgaataattaacttgcttaattaatactgaaccgcatttattagacttagcattaaatgcattaaatgcaaacttggaccaagggcattatttccttcagtctcccacttgtccattcctttgtcgcttgatgcctactcatgaacataaggtaagactggtcatccttattatgttcagaggtatttctcggtgtcagagttcaactggtcaaataaacagattatcatagcctatgattcatctgagcatagccatgcattttacagtttctagctcttcgagtggccttATACATCTTttggcatctcttcccgatttatgggaggacaatcccaatcttgtgatcttgagtttagacttagtttgataggtgattacccgagcacTGCCATtatggtctccttttacggtgcgacggttgacaacatcaaagcaaccagttctcaaacaagtaagctcaaatcactcaggtattgaggattagtgtctaataagataatgaaatttacttataacaGATTTGtttctcttacagtaaagtttcataggtcttgtccgatattAGTCttgtcaagtaagtatctatgcaaatgattgcgacattgccatgtcttcatagttcaagaaacagaactactagtcatctatGCGTAcacatttatagaaaacttccgaccagggaccattttcaacttttgacattcaaattcACTTGAcaaacatttcttagtcacatgattggtcctgatagtctatcttggatatattgtcaaattgtaaggacttatcatttaatacgaaaccaagattaaatggaatatgaatattcatttcatatatgataaatgttcaacctgagtgttttataaccatgggcctccaaCCCATATTTAAAACgtttaatggaattcaaaactacatTTTATTTCCAATGCTACAATGttagtgttgcttctcacttgttgcataggtttaattatcatgctttgccaatcttaatatccttttcatcgaatgtcttttgtgataggatgataagatcttttgatttttattatgtgatctagtatttcttgcttcaatagtggttctacgcatttttcaatgaagaaccatcaagtcagcagacatgtgatccacccaagttcaatgaagaactctttaacataaatagctaagttttattgcttcttaggcaataagaaCTTTAACTTCAACTGTATTGGTTGTTAGTGATGCTTTgcttggatttgcttatccaagaagttcatagatatgtggaagactttccaattGTATCTTAAGACATAGAAATTAGTGTTTAATTTCTCACGCAACAACTCTGGTCTTctatccatgttgccatttcaaagcACGAAGCGttgtagctcgtccttgccaatggttaactcaaaAGGGATCtcgcttgatcctttgctagtgtttatgcgtgtagcctcaatatttagcatatcttcatttccttgaatcaagaactattcctatgtaccttttcaagtaccataggattttcttgatctcaatttagttgatctttacttagaccaatagagatcggtatatgttcgttatgcctaaagccatacgatacatttttggcgatcctcatattatatcatatatgataaattcttttgcagaataattacCAATcaaattctattcatgtaactttaactcattcaatttcagtagatattgaatccaactaaatataatataggtgaagaatctcatttatatcctttgatgtttaacttagtgaATTCTTATAcaaagt encodes:
- the LOC130460143 gene encoding lysine-specific histone demethylase 1 homolog 3-like — its product is MGDALRSSGGHPVMPRCTKVTFLRVVHQQLALEFWDAQTVQYTVHQQFSICSSTTIFDLGIGKTVKEKVCVHTSRGIRSIASQLVNMWIEVFRKEKTTNGGLKLLRHMKNSAYTCAAFCSWK